One segment of Salvelinus sp. IW2-2015 unplaced genomic scaffold, ASM291031v2 Un_scaffold4541, whole genome shotgun sequence DNA contains the following:
- the LOC139026363 gene encoding stonustoxin subunit beta-like, with protein MILTCVWFHPSDACDLTLDPNTVNRFLSLSEENIKVTCRREEQPYPDHPERFEGWKQVLCREGLTGRCYWEVEWSGGLADIGVTYKGISRSGEGNDCVIGSNDKSWSLFCSDKSYNARHNNAHTTIDVLSSSSHRVGVYLDWPAGTLSFYRVSSDTLTHLYTFHTTFTEPLYPGFRVYDVNSSVSLCQVVTVSKTT; from the coding sequence atgattctaacatgtgtctggtttcatccatcagatgcctgtgatctcacactggacccaaacacagtaaacagattcctctctctgtctgaggagaacatAAAGGTGACAtgtaggagagaggagcagccgtatcctgatcacccagagagatttgaggGCTGGAaacaggtgctgtgtagagagggtctgactgggcgctgttactgggaggtagagtggagtgggGGATTGGCTGATAttggagtgacatataaaggaatcagCAGGAGTGGGGAGGGTAATGACTGTGTTATTGGATccaatgacaagtcctggagtctgttctgctctgacaaAAGTTACAATGCCAGGCACAATAATGCTCACACTACCATAGACgtcctctcctccagctcccacagagtaggagtgtatctggactggccagccggcactctgtccttctacagagtctcctctgacacactgacccacctgTACACATTCCACAccacattcactgagcccctctatccagggtttaGGGTTTATGATGTTAACTCCTCAGTGTCCCTGTGTCAGGTGGTCACTGTGTCAAAAACAACATGA